In one Agrobacterium tumefaciens genomic region, the following are encoded:
- a CDS encoding MBL fold metallo-hydrolase, translated as MADPAFDLDFQPAYGEAVPVAPLIQRITVNNPSAFTFHGTNSYIVGDRSVAVIDPGPEDEAHFQALMAALDGREVTHIFVSHTHRDHSPLARRLKEATGALTVAEGPHRAARPLHVGETNPFAESSDTAFAPDIALGDGQSLSGDGWQLTALHTPGHTANHAAFALDGSGVVFSADHVMAWATTIVAPPDGAMSDYMASLERLLTRDDRLFLPGHGGPVTDPAAFMRGLRAHRRMREKAVLKRIKDGDRRIADMVKVIYASTDKRLHGAAALSVLAHIEDLIEKGEVRTDGAPSLLGEYFPA; from the coding sequence ATGGCGGACCCGGCATTCGATCTCGATTTCCAGCCGGCCTATGGCGAGGCGGTTCCCGTCGCCCCGCTCATTCAGCGCATCACCGTCAACAATCCCTCCGCCTTCACCTTCCATGGCACCAACTCCTATATTGTCGGTGACCGTTCCGTCGCCGTCATCGATCCCGGCCCGGAGGATGAGGCGCATTTTCAGGCGCTGATGGCGGCGCTTGATGGCCGCGAGGTCACCCATATCTTCGTCAGCCACACCCATCGCGATCACTCGCCGCTTGCCCGGCGGCTGAAGGAGGCGACCGGGGCGCTGACGGTGGCGGAAGGCCCGCACCGGGCCGCCCGGCCACTGCATGTGGGGGAGACCAATCCCTTTGCCGAAAGCTCCGATACCGCTTTTGCGCCCGATATCGCGCTTGGCGACGGGCAGAGCCTTTCAGGCGACGGCTGGCAGCTTACCGCGCTGCATACGCCGGGACACACCGCCAACCACGCCGCCTTCGCGCTTGATGGCAGCGGCGTCGTCTTTTCCGCCGATCATGTGATGGCCTGGGCCACCACCATCGTCGCGCCGCCGGATGGGGCGATGAGCGATTACATGGCCTCACTGGAACGGCTGCTCACCCGTGACGACCGGCTGTTCCTGCCCGGCCATGGCGGCCCGGTCACCGATCCCGCCGCCTTCATGCGGGGCTTGCGCGCCCATCGGCGCATGCGGGAAAAGGCGGTTTTGAAGCGCATCAAAGATGGCGACCGGCGGATCGCCGATATGGTGAAGGTCATCTATGCCAGCACCGACAAGCGCCTGCATGGGGCGGCGGCCCTTTCCGTTCTGGCGCATATCGAAGACCTGATCGAAAAGGGTGAGGTGCGGACGGATGGTGCGCCATCGCTGCTGGGGGAATATTTCCCGGCATAG
- a CDS encoding type II toxin-antitoxin system RelE/ParE family toxin, which produces MTTKLVWTPRARSDVKKIYIDIGKSQPLAAERYFARFRAKAERLVDHPRLGERHPEIFPSARMLVEAPYIILYETVPDTDGGEIYSVEIVRVIDGRRDLRALF; this is translated from the coding sequence GTGACCACTAAGCTTGTCTGGACGCCCCGCGCGCGCAGCGATGTGAAGAAAATCTACATCGATATTGGCAAATCACAGCCTCTTGCCGCAGAGCGATATTTCGCTCGGTTCCGCGCCAAAGCGGAGCGCTTGGTCGACCATCCTCGCCTCGGCGAGCGCCACCCGGAAATTTTTCCGTCCGCCCGTATGCTCGTCGAAGCACCTTATATCATTCTCTACGAAACCGTGCCGGATACCGATGGCGGCGAAATATATTCCGTGGAAATCGTTCGCGTGATCGATGGTCGGCGCGACCTGCGAGCGTTGTTCTGA
- a CDS encoding type II toxin-antitoxin system ParD family antitoxin codes for MANVEKISVSMTPQHAEILRDAVESGAYASSSEVIREAMRDWSAKWVQRRDDIAKLRALWAEGKASGGSTEVDFDEALNEARAELASLKNRDH; via the coding sequence ATGGCCAACGTTGAAAAGATCAGCGTCTCGATGACGCCCCAGCACGCCGAAATCTTGCGTGATGCTGTGGAAAGCGGCGCTTATGCCAGCAGCAGCGAAGTCATCCGCGAAGCGATGCGAGACTGGTCGGCAAAATGGGTTCAACGACGCGACGACATCGCCAAGCTGCGTGCATTGTGGGCTGAGGGCAAAGCCAGTGGCGGTTCAACCGAGGTGGATTTCGACGAGGCGCTCAATGAAGCACGTGCAGAACTGGCCTCGTTGAAAAATCGTGACCACTAA
- the mqo gene encoding malate dehydrogenase (quinone), giving the protein MAVTPIDQDKSQLTDLSQETTLSHALPMNRRQVLGGALAGIAAAALPSSPLLANTAAKKVDVLLIGGGIMSATLGVWLRELEPTWSMQMLERLDGVALESSNGWNNAGTGHSALAELNYTPEDDNGNIKISQAVNINESFQISRQFWAWQVRNGVLKNPRSFINHTPHMSFVWGDENVAYLEKRYQALKASPLFAGMEFSTDPEQIKKWVPLMMEGRDPSQKIGATWSPLGTDMEFGEITRQFVSHLQGDQNFDLQVNSEVSDIQRNADGSWRVTYANTKTDAEQVVDAKFVFIGAGGGALHLLQMSGIPEADDYAGFPVGGSFLINENPDVTMQHLAKAYGKASVGSPPMSVPHLDTRVLGGKRVILFGPFATFSTKFLKEGSYFDLVSSVTTSNAWPMVRVGIDEYPLVEYLAGQLMMSDDDRFAALKEYFPNAKQGEWRLWQAGQRVQIIKRDDEKGGVLRLGTEVVAAKDGSIAGLLGASPGASTAAPIMLSVLEKVFKDKVATPEWQAKIRQIVPSYGTKLNDDPEKVQQEWAYTAEHLQLPTPPQIDLEALKGAGATPAGAPVKKVPDIAL; this is encoded by the coding sequence ATGGCCGTGACTCCCATCGATCAAGACAAATCCCAGCTCACTGATCTTTCCCAGGAAACCACCCTTTCCCACGCACTTCCGATGAACCGCCGACAGGTTCTGGGCGGTGCGCTCGCCGGGATTGCCGCAGCGGCGCTGCCCTCTTCCCCGCTTCTCGCCAATACGGCTGCCAAGAAGGTCGACGTGCTTCTGATCGGCGGCGGCATCATGAGCGCGACGCTCGGTGTGTGGCTGCGTGAACTCGAACCCACCTGGTCGATGCAGATGCTGGAGCGGCTGGATGGCGTGGCGCTTGAAAGCTCGAACGGCTGGAACAATGCCGGCACCGGCCACTCGGCGCTTGCCGAACTCAACTACACGCCGGAAGACGACAACGGCAACATCAAGATCAGCCAGGCCGTCAACATCAACGAATCCTTCCAGATTTCCCGTCAGTTCTGGGCCTGGCAGGTGCGTAACGGCGTTTTGAAGAACCCGCGCTCCTTCATCAACCACACGCCGCATATGAGCTTCGTCTGGGGTGATGAAAACGTCGCCTATCTGGAAAAGCGCTATCAGGCGCTCAAAGCCAGCCCGCTTTTCGCCGGCATGGAATTCTCCACCGATCCCGAGCAGATCAAGAAGTGGGTGCCGCTGATGATGGAAGGCCGCGATCCTTCCCAGAAGATCGGCGCGACATGGTCGCCGCTCGGCACCGACATGGAATTCGGCGAAATCACCCGGCAGTTCGTATCGCATCTGCAGGGCGACCAGAATTTCGACCTGCAGGTCAATAGCGAGGTTTCCGACATCCAGCGCAATGCCGATGGCAGCTGGCGCGTGACCTATGCCAACACCAAGACCGATGCCGAGCAGGTGGTGGATGCGAAATTCGTGTTCATCGGCGCCGGCGGCGGCGCGCTGCATCTGTTGCAGATGTCCGGCATTCCGGAAGCCGACGATTATGCCGGCTTCCCGGTGGGCGGCTCGTTCCTCATCAACGAGAACCCCGATGTGACGATGCAGCATCTGGCCAAAGCCTATGGCAAGGCCTCGGTCGGCTCGCCGCCCATGTCGGTTCCCCATCTCGATACCCGCGTGCTGGGCGGCAAGCGTGTCATCCTGTTCGGACCTTTCGCCACCTTCTCCACCAAGTTCCTGAAGGAAGGCTCCTATTTCGATCTCGTCTCCTCCGTGACGACCAGCAATGCCTGGCCGATGGTGCGGGTGGGCATCGATGAATATCCGCTGGTGGAATATCTTGCCGGCCAGCTGATGATGTCGGATGACGACCGTTTTGCCGCGCTGAAGGAATATTTCCCGAATGCCAAGCAGGGCGAATGGCGCCTGTGGCAGGCCGGCCAGCGCGTGCAGATCATCAAGCGCGACGACGAAAAGGGCGGCGTTCTGCGGCTCGGCACCGAAGTCGTCGCCGCCAAGGACGGCAGCATCGCCGGCCTGCTCGGCGCTTCACCGGGCGCCTCCACGGCCGCGCCGATCATGCTCAGCGTTCTGGAAAAGGTCTTCAAGGACAAGGTGGCGACGCCTGAATGGCAGGCCAAGATCCGCCAGATCGTGCCGAGCTACGGTACGAAGCTCAATGACGACCCGGAAAAGGTGCAGCAGGAATGGGCCTACACCGCCGAACACCTGCAGCTGCCCACCCCGCCGCAGATCGACCTTGAGGCGCTGAAGGGTGCCGGTGCGACGCCTGCGGGCGCGCCGGTGAAGAAGGTGCCGGATATCGCGCTTTAA
- the cysN gene encoding sulfate adenylyltransferase subunit CysN, which produces MSTAAANTSSSSATILPFAEHSKAARDTRPLRLITCGSVDDGKSTLIGRLLWDTKAVKEDQAATLHRDSGKQNDLGLPDFALLLDGLQAEREQGITIDVAYRYFATDRRAFIVADTPGHEQYTRNMATGASTADLAVLLVDARTGILEQTRRHATIAALMGIRQFVLAVNKIDLTNYDKAGFELIAHEFRDFASNLGIKQITAIPMSALKGENVVLSGKASMPWYEGPTLVETLELATVRSAQSGGFRLPVQRVSRPGESFRGYQGTVAGGSVKPGDSVVILPSGMVANVKQIVTFDLVRNAAVAGDAVTLVLDRQVDVSRGDMIVSIEAQPQTGLAFDAQIVALQPGGIEAGKRYWLKSGSRRQRVSVQPMSQLNLKEGEWQAHETSLSMNAIGKVRLSFDETAIFDAYEQNRATGSFILIDPDTNNTVAGGMITGKRSVGATEEAGDRVILSLPAHLAEKLLASELLAKHRDEIDIRRTDNATASRLIGDLD; this is translated from the coding sequence ATGAGCACTGCCGCCGCCAACACCTCCTCCTCTTCCGCCACCATTCTGCCCTTTGCCGAACATTCGAAGGCGGCGCGCGATACGCGCCCGCTGCGTCTCATCACCTGCGGCAGCGTGGATGATGGCAAGTCGACCCTGATCGGCCGTCTTCTCTGGGATACCAAGGCCGTCAAGGAAGATCAGGCCGCCACCCTGCACCGTGACAGCGGCAAGCAGAACGATCTCGGCCTGCCCGATTTCGCGCTGCTGCTCGACGGTCTTCAGGCGGAGCGCGAGCAGGGTATCACCATCGATGTCGCCTATCGTTATTTCGCCACCGACCGGCGCGCCTTCATCGTGGCCGACACGCCCGGCCATGAGCAATATACCCGCAACATGGCGACCGGCGCTTCTACCGCCGATCTCGCCGTGCTGCTCGTCGATGCACGCACCGGCATTCTCGAACAGACCCGCCGCCACGCCACCATCGCGGCGCTGATGGGCATCCGGCAATTCGTGCTGGCCGTCAACAAGATCGACCTGACCAATTACGACAAGGCCGGTTTCGAGCTGATCGCCCATGAATTCCGCGATTTCGCCTCCAATCTCGGCATCAAGCAGATCACCGCCATTCCGATGTCGGCGCTGAAGGGTGAAAACGTCGTGCTGTCAGGCAAGGCCTCCATGCCCTGGTATGAAGGCCCGACGCTGGTGGAGACGCTGGAGCTTGCCACGGTGCGTTCCGCGCAATCCGGCGGCTTCCGTCTGCCGGTGCAGCGCGTCTCGCGTCCGGGTGAAAGCTTCCGTGGTTATCAGGGCACGGTTGCCGGCGGTTCGGTGAAGCCGGGCGACAGCGTCGTCATCCTGCCATCCGGCATGGTCGCGAACGTCAAGCAGATCGTCACTTTCGATCTGGTGCGCAATGCGGCTGTCGCGGGTGATGCGGTTACGCTCGTCCTTGATCGTCAGGTGGACGTGTCGCGCGGCGACATGATCGTCTCCATCGAGGCGCAGCCGCAGACAGGGCTTGCCTTCGACGCCCAGATCGTGGCCTTGCAGCCGGGCGGCATCGAGGCAGGCAAGCGCTACTGGCTGAAAAGCGGCAGCCGCCGCCAGCGCGTCAGCGTGCAGCCCATGAGCCAGCTGAACCTGAAAGAAGGTGAATGGCAGGCGCATGAAACGTCGCTCTCCATGAACGCCATCGGCAAGGTACGGCTCTCCTTCGACGAGACGGCGATCTTCGACGCCTATGAGCAGAACCGGGCGACCGGCTCCTTCATCCTGATCGACCCCGACACCAACAACACGGTTGCGGGCGGCATGATCACCGGCAAGCGCAGCGTTGGCGCGACGGAAGAAGCGGGTGACCGGGTCATCCTGTCCCTGCCCGCCCATCTCGCTGAGAAGCTTCTGGCGAGCGAACTGCTGGCCAAGCACCGCGACGAAATCGACATCCGCCGTACGGATAATGCAACGGCCTCACGGCTGATCGGCGATCTGGACTGA
- the cysD gene encoding sulfate adenylyltransferase subunit CysD, whose amino-acid sequence MSNAVHETDSKNTVASKPPLDPHLKALENEAIHIFREVAAEFDNPVMLYSIGKDSSVLLHLARKAFFPGRIPFPLLHVNTGWKFKEMIEFRDNIVKEYDLDLISHTNPRGAAENVTPFTHGSALYTDIMKTEALRQALDAGQFDAAFGGARRDEEASRAKERIYSFRTPDHKWDPRNQRPELWNIYNGMVRKGESVRAFPLSNWTEVDIWRYIEAENIPLVPLYYAAERPYIERDGMMILAEDERLELLPGEEIKHGSIRFRTLGCFPLTGAIRSEAATLQEVIAELEIATVSERQGRAIDRDQSGSMEKKKREGYF is encoded by the coding sequence ATGTCCAACGCAGTCCACGAGACGGACAGCAAGAATACTGTCGCATCCAAGCCGCCGCTCGATCCCCATCTGAAGGCGCTTGAAAACGAAGCTATTCATATTTTCCGCGAAGTCGCCGCCGAATTCGACAACCCTGTCATGCTCTATTCCATCGGCAAGGATTCCTCCGTGCTGCTGCATTTGGCGCGCAAGGCGTTCTTCCCCGGCCGCATTCCCTTCCCGCTGCTGCACGTCAATACCGGCTGGAAGTTCAAGGAAATGATCGAATTCCGCGACAATATCGTCAAGGAATATGATCTCGACCTGATTTCCCATACCAATCCGCGCGGTGCTGCGGAAAACGTGACGCCCTTCACTCATGGTTCGGCGCTTTACACCGACATCATGAAGACCGAAGCCCTGCGCCAGGCGCTCGATGCCGGCCAGTTCGACGCGGCCTTCGGTGGTGCGCGCCGCGACGAGGAGGCGAGCCGCGCCAAGGAGCGCATCTATTCTTTCCGCACGCCTGACCACAAATGGGACCCGCGCAACCAGCGCCCGGAACTGTGGAATATCTATAACGGCATGGTCCGCAAGGGCGAAAGCGTGCGCGCCTTCCCGCTCTCCAACTGGACCGAGGTCGACATCTGGCGTTACATCGAGGCGGAAAACATTCCGCTGGTGCCGCTCTATTACGCCGCCGAGCGCCCTTACATCGAGCGCGACGGCATGATGATCCTTGCCGAAGACGAGCGTCTGGAACTGCTGCCCGGCGAAGAGATCAAGCATGGCTCGATCCGCTTCCGCACGCTCGGCTGCTTCCCGCTGACCGGCGCTATCCGCTCCGAGGCGGCGACGCTTCAGGAAGTCATCGCCGAACTCGAAATCGCCACCGTTTCCGAACGGCAGGGCCGCGCGATTGACCGCGACCAGTCCGGCTCCATGGAGAAGAAGAAGCGCGAGGGGTATTTCTGA
- a CDS encoding phosphoadenylyl-sulfate reductase has product MEIPDVTMTINSANASADTASLDATLAGLDLAGRLSFIAGLGGRAVFTTSLGIEDQVITAAIGTHRLPIDVVTLETGRLFKETVDLIDETEERFGIEIRRFRPEQDDIDAYAEKYGLNGFYESVEARHACCHVRKLIPLGKALEGASFWITGLRRGQSGNRATTPFAEFDAERNLIKINPLADWDIDLIRAHVAQENIPVNPLHQRGYPSIGCEPCTRAIKPGEPERAGRWWWENDEKRECGLHVAGAEQTSAISAIPQR; this is encoded by the coding sequence ATGGAAATCCCGGACGTGACAATGACGATCAATTCAGCAAATGCCTCTGCCGATACCGCTTCCCTCGATGCCACGCTTGCCGGGCTCGATCTGGCGGGTCGGCTTTCGTTTATCGCAGGCCTCGGCGGACGCGCGGTTTTCACCACCAGTCTCGGCATCGAGGATCAGGTCATCACGGCAGCCATCGGCACGCATCGCCTGCCTATCGATGTCGTGACGCTCGAAACCGGCCGGCTGTTCAAGGAAACCGTCGATCTCATCGATGAAACCGAAGAGCGTTTCGGCATCGAAATCCGCCGCTTCCGCCCCGAACAGGACGATATCGACGCTTACGCCGAAAAATACGGTCTGAATGGTTTTTACGAAAGCGTTGAAGCCCGTCACGCCTGCTGTCATGTCAGAAAGCTCATCCCGCTCGGCAAGGCTCTGGAAGGCGCTTCCTTCTGGATCACCGGGCTTCGTCGCGGCCAGTCGGGCAACCGCGCCACGACGCCTTTCGCCGAATTCGACGCGGAGCGTAATCTTATCAAGATCAATCCCCTCGCTGACTGGGATATCGACCTCATCCGGGCGCATGTCGCCCAGGAGAACATCCCCGTCAATCCGTTGCACCAGCGCGGTTACCCCTCCATCGGCTGTGAGCCGTGTACGCGCGCCATCAAGCCCGGCGAGCCTGAGCGCGCCGGACGATGGTGGTGGGAAAACGACGAGAAGCGCGAATGCGGTCTTCACGTCGCCGGTGCGGAGCAGACATCCGCCATTTCCGCCATCCCGCAACGATAA
- a CDS encoding Rrf2 family transcriptional regulator, with amino-acid sequence MISQKAKYALRALLSLAKADGACPVQISDIAREQAIPKKFLEQILLEMKKERLVESRRGKQGGYLLARPAADITFGEVLRLIDGPLAPLPCLSQTAYRRCEDCDGEKQCEIRHVFARVADATRNILFNTTIADAVAGVEVPELLTA; translated from the coding sequence ATGATTTCGCAGAAGGCAAAATATGCGCTGAGGGCGCTCCTTTCGCTGGCCAAGGCCGACGGCGCCTGTCCTGTGCAGATTTCCGACATTGCCCGCGAACAGGCCATTCCGAAAAAGTTTCTGGAACAGATCCTTCTCGAAATGAAGAAGGAACGCCTGGTCGAAAGCCGGCGCGGCAAGCAGGGCGGTTATCTTCTGGCGCGCCCGGCTGCGGATATCACCTTCGGCGAGGTGCTGCGCCTCATCGACGGGCCGCTCGCTCCCTTGCCCTGCCTCTCGCAGACGGCCTATCGCCGCTGCGAGGATTGCGACGGCGAGAAGCAGTGCGAGATCCGCCACGTCTTTGCCCGCGTGGCCGATGCGACGCGCAATATCCTTTTCAACACTACCATTGCCGATGCGGTGGCGGGTGTTGAAGTGCCCGAGCTTTTGACGGCCTGA
- a CDS encoding sulfate ABC transporter substrate-binding protein → MSKLLSGLSVVALSLSLALGGAGSAAAQTKLLNVSYDPTRELYKDFNEAFAKKWKADTGEDVTIQQSHGGSGKQARSVIDGLEADVVTLALQSDIDAIVQNSGKINKDWRTRLPHNSSPYTSTIVFLVRKGNPKGIHNWGDLVKGDVQIVTPNPKTSGGARWNYLAAWAWANEEFKGDQDKIKAYVGELYKRAPVLDTGARGSTVTFAQRQIGDVLLAWENEAYLAGQEFGADAFDIVVPPISILAEPPVAVVDANVDAKGTRKAAEAYLQYLYSDEGQNIAAKHFYRPSNPAVVSKDLLKQLPDIKLVTIDDPQFGGWAKAQPEHFGDGGIFDQIYKPAK, encoded by the coding sequence ATGTCCAAGCTTCTGTCCGGTTTGAGCGTTGTTGCGCTTAGCCTCTCACTGGCACTTGGCGGCGCTGGCTCGGCCGCCGCGCAGACCAAGCTGCTCAACGTGTCCTACGATCCGACCCGTGAACTCTACAAGGATTTCAACGAAGCCTTCGCCAAGAAGTGGAAGGCCGACACCGGTGAGGACGTCACGATCCAGCAGTCGCATGGCGGCTCCGGCAAGCAGGCACGCTCGGTCATCGACGGTCTGGAAGCGGACGTCGTGACGCTGGCGCTGCAGAGCGATATCGACGCCATCGTCCAGAACTCCGGCAAGATCAACAAGGACTGGCGCACCCGCCTGCCGCATAATTCTTCGCCTTACACCTCGACAATCGTTTTCCTGGTCCGCAAGGGTAACCCCAAGGGCATCCACAATTGGGGCGATCTGGTGAAGGGCGACGTGCAGATCGTCACGCCGAACCCGAAGACCTCGGGCGGCGCGCGCTGGAACTATCTGGCGGCCTGGGCCTGGGCGAATGAAGAATTCAAGGGCGATCAGGACAAGATCAAGGCCTATGTCGGCGAGCTCTACAAGCGCGCCCCGGTTCTCGACACCGGCGCCCGTGGCTCCACGGTCACCTTCGCACAGCGCCAGATCGGTGACGTGCTGCTGGCCTGGGAAAACGAGGCCTATCTCGCCGGCCAGGAATTCGGCGCTGACGCTTTCGATATCGTCGTGCCGCCGATCTCGATCCTTGCCGAACCGCCGGTCGCCGTGGTTGACGCCAATGTTGACGCCAAGGGCACCCGCAAGGCGGCGGAAGCCTATCTGCAATACCTCTATTCCGACGAGGGCCAGAATATTGCGGCGAAGCACTTCTACCGCCCGTCCAACCCCGCCGTGGTCTCCAAGGATCTGCTCAAGCAGCTGCCCGACATCAAGCTCGTCACCATCGACGACCCGCAGTTTGGCGGCTGGGCCAAAGCGCAGCCTGAACATTTCGGTGACGGCGGCATCTTCGACCAGATTTACAAGCCCGCAAAGTAA
- the cysT gene encoding sulfate ABC transporter permease subunit CysT: MSNNTSGNRWKWRQSSVIPGFGLTLGYTVTYLFLIILIPLGGLVWSTAKLGFSDFIAIATDSRTLNALRVSFGTAFLAALVNAVFGVIVAWVLTRYRFPGRRFVDAIVDLPFALPTAVAGIALTTLYANRGWVGSLFEPFGIKIAFTPTGIVIALIFIGLPFVVRTVQPVMEEIDRQVEEVAATLGANRFQTITRVLLPSLTPAILTGFALAFARGVGEYGSVIFIAGNIPYVSEIAPLLIVIRLEEFNYAAATGIATIMLIISFAMLFLINLIQAWSRKRYGYV; encoded by the coding sequence ATGAGCAATAATACTTCCGGAAACAGGTGGAAATGGCGGCAGTCGAGCGTCATACCGGGCTTCGGCCTGACGCTTGGTTACACAGTGACCTATCTGTTTCTCATCATTCTTATTCCGCTTGGCGGCCTTGTCTGGTCCACGGCGAAACTGGGTTTTTCAGATTTCATTGCGATTGCCACGGATAGCCGCACGCTGAATGCGCTGCGTGTCAGTTTCGGAACGGCATTTCTTGCCGCGCTGGTCAACGCGGTCTTCGGTGTCATCGTCGCCTGGGTGCTGACGCGTTACCGTTTTCCCGGCCGCCGCTTCGTCGATGCCATCGTCGACCTTCCCTTTGCTTTGCCCACGGCGGTCGCCGGTATCGCGCTGACCACGCTTTATGCCAATCGCGGCTGGGTCGGTTCGCTGTTCGAACCCTTCGGCATCAAGATCGCCTTTACGCCGACCGGCATCGTCATCGCACTGATCTTCATCGGCCTGCCATTCGTGGTCCGCACCGTGCAGCCGGTCATGGAAGAAATCGACCGGCAGGTGGAGGAGGTGGCCGCCACGCTTGGCGCGAACCGTTTCCAGACCATCACCCGCGTTCTGCTGCCGAGCCTCACACCGGCCATCCTCACGGGTTTCGCGCTCGCCTTCGCGCGCGGCGTCGGCGAATATGGCTCGGTCATCTTCATCGCCGGCAATATTCCCTACGTCTCGGAAATCGCGCCGCTTCTCATTGTCATCCGGCTGGAGGAGTTCAATTATGCGGCCGCGACCGGCATCGCCACCATCATGCTGATCATCTCGTTTGCCATGCTGTTCCTCATCAATCTCATTCAGGCCTGGAGCCGCAAGAGGTACGGTTATGTCTGA
- the cysW gene encoding sulfate ABC transporter permease subunit CysW — MSETASRTSPRPFRDPASESFPARLALIAIAFVFLAAFLVLPLVSVFFEAFRKGAESFWEAIVEPDALSAIRLTLLVAAISVPLNLVFGVMAAWAIAKFEFKGKAFLITLIDLPFSISPVISGLVYVILFSSHSVLGPWLKSYGIEILFAVPGIVLATIFVTFPFVARELIPLMQDQGNGDEEAAISLGASGWQTFWYVTLPNIKWGLLYGVLLCNARAMGEFGAVSVVSGHIRGETNTMPLHVEILYNEYNIGAAFAVATLLAGLALVTLVLKTILEIRFGAGNAAGKH; from the coding sequence ATGTCTGAGACCGCTTCCCGCACGTCCCCCCGGCCGTTCCGCGACCCCGCCAGCGAGAGCTTTCCCGCCCGGCTGGCGTTGATCGCGATTGCCTTCGTCTTCCTCGCTGCTTTTCTGGTTCTGCCGCTGGTCTCGGTCTTCTTCGAAGCCTTCCGCAAGGGTGCGGAAAGCTTCTGGGAGGCGATTGTCGAGCCGGATGCACTCTCCGCCATTCGCCTGACGCTGCTCGTCGCCGCCATTTCGGTGCCGCTCAACCTGGTCTTCGGGGTGATGGCCGCCTGGGCGATTGCGAAGTTTGAGTTCAAGGGCAAGGCGTTCCTGATCACGCTCATCGACCTGCCGTTTTCGATCTCGCCGGTCATATCAGGTCTGGTCTATGTCATCCTGTTCTCATCCCACAGCGTGCTCGGGCCATGGCTGAAGAGCTACGGCATCGAGATCCTCTTCGCCGTGCCGGGCATCGTGCTCGCTACCATCTTTGTCACCTTTCCTTTTGTCGCGCGCGAACTGATCCCGCTGATGCAGGATCAGGGCAATGGCGACGAGGAGGCGGCGATTTCGCTTGGTGCTTCGGGCTGGCAGACCTTCTGGTATGTCACGCTGCCCAACATCAAATGGGGCCTGCTTTACGGCGTGCTGCTCTGCAACGCCCGCGCCATGGGCGAGTTCGGTGCCGTCTCGGTGGTCTCGGGCCATATTCGCGGCGAGACCAACACCATGCCGCTGCATGTCGAGATACTCTATAATGAGTACAATATCGGCGCAGCCTTTGCCGTGGCGACGCTGCTCGCCGGTCTGGCGCTGGTGACGCTCGTTCTCAAAACCATTCTCGAAATACGCTTTGGCGCGGGCAACGCAGCCGGCAAGCATTGA